In a single window of the Rhinolophus ferrumequinum isolate MPI-CBG mRhiFer1 chromosome 21, mRhiFer1_v1.p, whole genome shotgun sequence genome:
- the HES7 gene encoding transcription factor HES-7 isoform X1: MVTRDRAENRDGPKMLKPLVEKRRRDRINRSLEELRLLLLERTRDQNLRNPKLEKAEILEFAVGYLRERSRVEAPGVPRSPAQDAEALASCYLSGFRECLLRLAAFAHDASPAARAQLFSALHGYLRPKPPRPEPGDLRHQASRPPLDPAAPAPGPAQHQRPPMHQGPPSPRCAWSPSPCSPRAGDSGEPAPLIGLLPPPPPPHRQDGAPKAPPPPPPAFWRPWP, from the exons ATGGTCACCCGGGATCGAGCCGAGAATAGGGACGGCCCCAAG ATGCTGAAGCCGCTTGTGGAGAAGCGGCGCCGGGACCGCATCAACCGCAGCCTGGAAGAGCTGAGGCTGCTGCTACTGGAGCGGACCCGGGACCAG AACCTCCGGAACCCGAAGCTGGAGAAAGCAGAGATACTGGAGTTCGCCGTGGGCTACTTGAGGGAACGAAGCCGGGTGGAGGCCCCGG GGGTCCCCCGGTCCCCAGCCCAGGACGCCGAGGCGCTCGCCAGCTGCTACTTGTCCGGCTTTCGCGAGTGCCTACTTCGCCTGGCGGCCTTCGCGCACGACGCCAGCCCTGCCGCCCGTGCCCAGCTCTTCTCCGCGCTGCACGGCTACCTGCGCCCGAAGCCGCCCCGGCCGGAACCGGGAGATCTGAGGCACCAAGCGTCGCGCCCACCGCTGGACCCCGCCGCCCCGGCGCCTGGCCCCGCGCAGCACCAGCGTCCCCCAATGCACCAGGGCCCCCCTAGCCCGCGCTGCGCCTGGTCCCCGTCCCCTTGTTCTCCCCGCGCCGGGGATTCTGGCGAGCCGGCGCCCCTCATCGGACTGCTGCCGCCACCACCGCCGCCTCACAGACAAGACGGGGCGCCCAAGgccccgccgcccccgccgcccgcTTTCTGGAGACCTTGGCCCTAa
- the HES7 gene encoding transcription factor HES-7 isoform X2: MLKPLVEKRRRDRINRSLEELRLLLLERTRDQNLRNPKLEKAEILEFAVGYLRERSRVEAPGVPRSPAQDAEALASCYLSGFRECLLRLAAFAHDASPAARAQLFSALHGYLRPKPPRPEPGDLRHQASRPPLDPAAPAPGPAQHQRPPMHQGPPSPRCAWSPSPCSPRAGDSGEPAPLIGLLPPPPPPHRQDGAPKAPPPPPPAFWRPWP, encoded by the exons ATGCTGAAGCCGCTTGTGGAGAAGCGGCGCCGGGACCGCATCAACCGCAGCCTGGAAGAGCTGAGGCTGCTGCTACTGGAGCGGACCCGGGACCAG AACCTCCGGAACCCGAAGCTGGAGAAAGCAGAGATACTGGAGTTCGCCGTGGGCTACTTGAGGGAACGAAGCCGGGTGGAGGCCCCGG GGGTCCCCCGGTCCCCAGCCCAGGACGCCGAGGCGCTCGCCAGCTGCTACTTGTCCGGCTTTCGCGAGTGCCTACTTCGCCTGGCGGCCTTCGCGCACGACGCCAGCCCTGCCGCCCGTGCCCAGCTCTTCTCCGCGCTGCACGGCTACCTGCGCCCGAAGCCGCCCCGGCCGGAACCGGGAGATCTGAGGCACCAAGCGTCGCGCCCACCGCTGGACCCCGCCGCCCCGGCGCCTGGCCCCGCGCAGCACCAGCGTCCCCCAATGCACCAGGGCCCCCCTAGCCCGCGCTGCGCCTGGTCCCCGTCCCCTTGTTCTCCCCGCGCCGGGGATTCTGGCGAGCCGGCGCCCCTCATCGGACTGCTGCCGCCACCACCGCCGCCTCACAGACAAGACGGGGCGCCCAAGgccccgccgcccccgccgcccgcTTTCTGGAGACCTTGGCCCTAa